A part of Myxococcales bacterium genomic DNA contains:
- the murJ gene encoding murein biosynthesis integral membrane protein MurJ, whose amino-acid sequence MKEALSEQMADVSLVEGVNKRRITIGALIQAIYTLMSRIAGMIRDVLTFHIFGVGAFTDAFNIAFTIPNVLRRFFAEGAFAVAFVPVFMTSKEKEGKDHAHLFFRDAFGFLVLLVAVVCIVGIVFSPLLVKLFAYGFSYNPEQFALTNIMTKWFFPYVFMVSIVALFGAYLQCHNRFSAMAAAPIFLNLGMILAMCLCAQWFNPPIMVLCLGVLLGGVLQCILLFISLKQAGLWAWPRFCFNTKAMKHLIRLLGPALFGVFVYQLNIMVLRQLASFLGEGQISYYYNADRLTQFATGVFGVSIATAAMPELSKGAAQIARKTFFDTLRFTLLITSFVITPSAIGLMVFAYPIVSVLYVHGAFTSQDAMHTAHTLIAFAPSLVAFSLSRPVIQAFYAQSDTRTPVLVGIITVFLNLGFGLMLIKYEIMGLAATLSISSFIQYFILLYLFKKKSNNDFYTALLKPLLAHAALALGACAVALFPAKLANWHEGFCTRNAVVLVLSSCVAGLSYLSFAYVFKLDEARKFIHALKVRLFK is encoded by the coding sequence GTGAAAGAAGCGCTGAGCGAACAAATGGCAGATGTATCTCTTGTTGAAGGAGTAAATAAAAGACGCATTACCATTGGAGCGTTGATTCAAGCTATTTATACTCTTATGTCGAGAATAGCGGGTATGATACGCGACGTGCTTACTTTCCACATATTTGGTGTTGGGGCCTTCACTGACGCTTTTAATATAGCGTTCACTATCCCCAATGTTTTGCGAAGATTTTTTGCAGAAGGCGCGTTTGCTGTGGCATTTGTTCCAGTCTTTATGACGAGCAAAGAAAAAGAAGGAAAAGATCATGCGCATCTTTTTTTTCGAGATGCTTTTGGCTTTCTAGTGCTCCTAGTAGCAGTGGTTTGTATCGTTGGTATTGTGTTTTCACCGCTACTCGTCAAGTTGTTTGCATATGGATTTTCCTATAATCCTGAGCAATTTGCCTTGACTAACATAATGACGAAATGGTTTTTTCCTTATGTTTTTATGGTTAGTATCGTTGCGTTATTTGGGGCTTATCTGCAGTGCCATAACCGTTTTAGTGCCATGGCTGCAGCACCAATTTTTCTTAATCTAGGCATGATTTTGGCTATGTGTTTGTGCGCACAATGGTTCAACCCTCCAATTATGGTTTTATGCTTAGGGGTTTTATTGGGAGGGGTTTTACAATGCATTCTGCTGTTTATTTCTCTGAAACAAGCTGGACTTTGGGCGTGGCCTCGCTTTTGTTTTAATACTAAAGCAATGAAACACTTAATCAGACTTTTGGGTCCCGCCTTATTTGGTGTCTTTGTTTACCAACTTAATATTATGGTCCTGCGACAGTTAGCCAGTTTCTTAGGGGAAGGGCAAATAAGTTACTACTATAATGCCGATAGGCTCACTCAATTTGCAACTGGAGTATTTGGCGTGAGTATTGCCACTGCAGCTATGCCTGAATTGAGCAAAGGAGCTGCCCAGATAGCGAGAAAAACTTTTTTTGATACTTTACGTTTTACTTTATTGATTACTAGTTTTGTTATTACACCAAGCGCAATAGGTCTGATGGTATTCGCTTATCCGATCGTTTCTGTCCTTTATGTGCATGGAGCTTTTACTTCACAAGATGCAATGCATACTGCTCATACGCTTATTGCCTTTGCGCCAAGTTTGGTTGCTTTTAGCTTGTCTCGGCCAGTAATCCAGGCTTTTTATGCGCAAAGCGATACACGTACACCAGTATTAGTAGGAATCATTACGGTTTTTCTAAATCTTGGATTTGGTTTAATGTTGATCAAATATGAGATCATGGGGTTGGCTGCAACCCTGAGTATATCGAGCTTTATCCAATACTTTATATTGCTTTATTTGTTTAAGAAAAAATCAAACAACGATTTTTATACGGCATTATTAAAGCCGCTTTTGGCACATGCTGCCCTTGCTTTGGGAGCATGCGCTGTGGCCTTGTTTCCAGCAAAGCTTGCAAATTGGCACGAAGGATTTTGTACACGAAATGCCGTCGTGCTTGTGCTTAGCTCATGTGTAGCAGGCTTAAGTTATCTTAGTTTTGCTTATGTCTTTAAGCTCGACGAAGCACGGAAATTTATCCATGCTTTAAAAGTGAGATTATTCAAGTAA
- a CDS encoding 30S ribosomal protein S1, which translates to MMNERQGTELENDKELSFEELLNEEFARDEVQEGEIISAHVLSVNKDFVLVDIGYKSEGLIPTNEFSLINGEPQIKVGDRVDVLVESRENEFGHLVLSKEKADRLKVWDEISDACERDEVVEGVIIGRVKGGLQVDIGVRAFLPGSQVDLRPIRNLEKLIGERFEFKVIKFNKKRGNIVLSRRVLLEKDREEKRKVTLEHLAEGAVMEGVVKNLTDYGAFVDLGGVDGLLHVTDMSWGRVQNPNGLFEVGQTVKVVVLKYDAENERVSLGMKQTQEDPWQMAQNEFPIGMKVKGKVVSLTDYGAFIELKPGVEGLIHISEMSWTKRVKHPSKIVSIGDDVEAVVLDIDQKDKRISLGMKQVEPNPWTLLEEKYPVGTVIRGAVRNITDFGIFIGIEEGIDGLVHISDLSWTQRVKHPSDMFQKGDEVEAVVLNIDVPNERFSLGIKQLHEDPWGRIPQVYPRGARVSGVVTKVADFGAFIEIEPGIDGLCHVSEFSDEHVDDPKSFLSVGDQVDVMIIDNDKEERKIGLSIKAVKKAEKGMDYRAYLAEQNHGAGKKGGSQKSGSQSMGTLGDAFKGKFGQSSDE; encoded by the coding sequence ATGATGAATGAAAGACAGGGTACAGAGTTGGAAAACGATAAAGAACTATCTTTTGAAGAGCTTCTTAATGAAGAATTTGCTCGTGATGAAGTTCAAGAAGGCGAAATTATTTCCGCTCATGTTTTGTCAGTGAATAAAGATTTTGTTTTAGTTGATATCGGATATAAGTCCGAAGGTTTGATACCGACGAATGAGTTCTCGTTGATCAACGGTGAGCCACAAATTAAAGTTGGCGATAGGGTAGATGTTTTAGTCGAGTCTCGAGAAAATGAATTTGGTCATCTAGTTTTGAGCAAAGAGAAAGCAGATAGGCTTAAAGTCTGGGATGAAATTAGTGACGCCTGTGAACGTGATGAAGTTGTAGAGGGCGTTATTATTGGGCGAGTGAAAGGTGGTTTACAGGTAGATATTGGTGTGCGTGCATTTTTGCCAGGAAGCCAAGTGGACTTGCGCCCTATTAGAAATCTTGAAAAACTTATCGGTGAACGATTCGAGTTTAAGGTTATCAAATTTAATAAAAAGCGCGGCAACATTGTATTGAGCAGGCGTGTTCTCTTAGAAAAAGATCGTGAAGAAAAACGTAAGGTTACTCTAGAGCACCTGGCTGAAGGTGCTGTAATGGAAGGTGTGGTAAAAAACCTTACCGATTACGGTGCATTCGTTGATCTTGGTGGAGTCGATGGTTTGTTACATGTGACCGATATGAGTTGGGGGCGTGTGCAAAATCCTAATGGGCTTTTTGAAGTTGGGCAAACCGTTAAAGTGGTTGTTCTCAAGTACGATGCTGAAAATGAGCGCGTATCGTTAGGCATGAAACAAACTCAAGAAGATCCATGGCAAATGGCTCAGAATGAGTTCCCAATCGGCATGAAGGTCAAAGGCAAAGTAGTTTCCTTGACTGATTACGGCGCGTTTATTGAGTTAAAACCAGGAGTTGAGGGGCTTATTCATATTTCCGAAATGTCTTGGACCAAACGCGTGAAACATCCATCTAAGATTGTAAGTATCGGTGATGATGTTGAAGCTGTTGTGCTTGATATTGATCAAAAAGATAAGCGTATTTCCTTGGGTATGAAGCAAGTTGAGCCTAATCCATGGACCTTGCTTGAAGAAAAATATCCGGTTGGTACCGTTATTCGTGGTGCAGTGCGTAATATTACCGACTTCGGTATCTTTATCGGTATTGAAGAAGGCATCGATGGTTTGGTGCACATCAGCGATCTTTCGTGGACACAGCGCGTTAAGCATCCTTCGGATATGTTCCAAAAAGGTGATGAAGTTGAAGCTGTTGTGCTGAATATTGATGTGCCAAATGAGCGTTTTTCTCTAGGCATTAAACAACTTCATGAAGATCCATGGGGACGAATTCCTCAGGTATATCCTCGTGGAGCACGTGTGAGCGGTGTTGTTACCAAGGTTGCAGATTTTGGTGCTTTCATTGAAATTGAGCCAGGAATCGATGGTCTTTGCCATGTTTCTGAGTTTAGCGATGAGCATGTCGATGATCCTAAGAGCTTCTTGAGTGTTGGTGATCAAGTTGATGTAATGATCATTGACAATGATAAAGAAGAACGCAAAATTGGTTTGTCGATCAAGGCTGTGAAAAAAGCAGAAAAAGGTATGGATTATCGTGCCTATCTCGCTGAACAAAATCACGGTGCAGGCAAAAAAGGTGGCTCACAAAAATCAGGTTCTCAAAGTATGGGAACTTTGGGTGATGCATTTAAAGGAAAATTTGGTCAGTCGTCTGATGAATAA
- the purE gene encoding 5-(carboxyamino)imidazole ribonucleotide mutase, whose translation MQNSPLVAVIMGSQNDKEALLPIKEIFNRLEIPFMSRVISAHRTPKECALFAQNAQSKGIKVIIAAAGASAALPGTLAAHSQLPVIGIPLNATALLGLDALFAIAQMPASTPVATMAIGNSGAKNAALLAIRILALSDITIAKRAQHYQQEIYQKAKAQSELEVF comes from the coding sequence ATGCAAAATTCACCACTTGTAGCGGTCATTATGGGAAGCCAGAATGATAAAGAGGCACTACTCCCTATAAAAGAGATCTTTAACCGTTTAGAAATCCCTTTTATGTCCCGAGTTATTTCAGCGCACCGTACCCCTAAAGAGTGTGCGCTGTTTGCCCAAAATGCTCAAAGCAAGGGAATTAAGGTAATCATTGCAGCTGCGGGCGCATCCGCTGCTCTTCCCGGTACATTAGCTGCCCATAGTCAATTGCCCGTCATTGGTATTCCACTAAACGCAACAGCACTCTTGGGACTCGATGCACTATTTGCTATTGCGCAGATGCCTGCTAGCACCCCTGTAGCTACGATGGCCATAGGCAACTCTGGCGCAAAAAATGCGGCACTTTTGGCAATAAGGATTCTTGCACTCAGCGATATAACTATTGCCAAACGAGCCCAACACTACCAGCAGGAAATTTATCAAAAAGCGAAAGCACAGAGTGAATTGGAAGTATTTTAA
- the rpoC gene encoding DNA-directed RNA polymerase subunit beta' — translation MKDIFNFFEKPKDPLGFNAIRIQLASPEKIRDWSYGEVKKPETINYRTFKPERDGLFCAKIFGPIKDYECLCGKYKRMKHRGVVCEKCGVEVIQSKVRRERLGHILLATPVAHIWFLKSLPSRIGALLDMTQKDLEKVLYCESYMVVDPGVSPFQIGDLLSEEQYQEALDEYGEDAFLAGMGAEAVRELLRQIERGPNGDGNGIPWLATELRRDLAESTSEAKRKKIIRRLKVVEAFRNSTNKPEWMLLEVIPVIAPDLRPLVPLDGGRFATSDLNDLYRRVINRNNRLKRLQELNAPEIIIRNEKRMLQESVDALFDNGRRGKLITGPNKRPLKSLSDMLKGKHGRFRQNLLGKRVDYSGRSVIVVGPELKLHQCGLPKTMALELFKPFIYNKLEERGYVTTIKSAKRMVEQEKPEVWDVLDDVIREHPVILNRAPTLHRLGMQAFEPILIEGKAIQLHPLVCSAFNADFDGDQMAVHIPLSIEAQLEARVLMMSTNNILSPASGRPVIVPSQDIVLGCYYMTRSRPFAKGEDMVFSRVGEVRAAYDAGQVSLQASIKCRIEGKIYETTVGRVLLYEVVPKIVPFTSINKVLGKKELGLLIDRCYRLRGQKETVILCDRLRTVGYTEATRSGISIAMVNLVIPEKKKDILERCQAEVEEITNQYVEGLITDGERYNKVVDIWSKAAEEISGEMMKVVSTSEFTSEDGKEKKISSSFNPLFIMADSGARGSAQQMKQLAGMRGLMAKPSGEIIETPITANFREGLTVHQYFNSTHGARKGLADTALKTANSGYLTRRLVDVAQDSIITEYDCETIDGIEITPLIEGNDIIEGIGDRILGRVALEDVLDPVSAEVLVECGQEIDENLVVKIENAGISRVRIRSVLTCQTRRGICVRCYGRDLSRGHLVNVGEAIGVIAAQSIGEPGTQLTMQTFHIGGIASGSAEESSHECRGEGKVVFENLEVVKRRDGKFVAINRQGAIKIMDESGRERETYPAAYGAVINVEDGQKVKPGTRLVEWDPYSAPILTEASGSVHFGDLVEGVTMAEQVDEGTGLSHKVVTEGRDANARPRVTIKDKDENVVPLLKGSGVARYLLPVGAVILVNDGALVEAGDILAKVSREASKTKDITGGLPRVVELFEARRPKDHAVISEVSGSVSFGKDTKGKRKVIVAPELGEAREYLIPKGKHIRVREGDFVRAGEPLMDGSVNPHDILSVLGEKALAKYLVEEIQEVYRLQGVRINDKHIETIVRQMLRRVRIKDAGDTRFLNDEQVEKQVFEIENEKILQSGGKPAVAEPLLLGITKASLSTESFISGASFQETTKVLTEAAVSSKVDYLRGLKENVIMGRLVPAGTGLPNYRFLNVEIDDAGVMDEGGLMESVPVELLESA, via the coding sequence ATGAAAGATATTTTCAATTTTTTTGAGAAACCAAAGGACCCTCTAGGCTTTAATGCTATCAGGATTCAGTTGGCGAGCCCTGAAAAGATTCGCGACTGGTCATATGGAGAAGTAAAGAAGCCTGAGACAATTAACTATCGTACCTTCAAACCAGAACGTGATGGTTTGTTTTGCGCAAAGATTTTCGGTCCTATCAAAGACTATGAATGCTTGTGCGGAAAATACAAACGCATGAAGCATCGTGGGGTAGTGTGTGAAAAGTGTGGTGTTGAGGTTATTCAATCTAAGGTGCGTAGAGAGCGTCTTGGGCACATTTTGCTTGCCACTCCAGTAGCCCATATTTGGTTTCTAAAGAGTTTGCCAAGCAGAATCGGAGCTTTGCTCGATATGACTCAAAAGGACTTAGAAAAAGTTCTTTACTGTGAGTCATACATGGTTGTAGATCCAGGTGTTTCGCCATTTCAGATTGGTGATCTCCTGAGTGAAGAGCAGTATCAAGAAGCGCTTGATGAATATGGCGAAGATGCATTCTTGGCTGGTATGGGAGCAGAGGCCGTTCGTGAGCTTTTGAGGCAAATTGAACGCGGACCAAATGGCGATGGTAACGGTATTCCGTGGCTTGCAACAGAGCTTAGAAGAGATTTGGCTGAATCAACTTCAGAAGCAAAACGCAAAAAAATTATCCGAAGACTCAAGGTGGTTGAAGCATTTCGTAATTCAACCAACAAGCCAGAATGGATGTTGCTCGAAGTAATTCCTGTTATCGCTCCTGATCTGCGTCCGCTGGTCCCTCTCGATGGTGGTCGCTTTGCAACAAGTGATCTAAACGATCTCTATCGTCGCGTTATTAATCGAAATAATCGTCTAAAACGCCTGCAGGAGCTCAATGCGCCTGAAATTATTATTCGCAATGAAAAGCGCATGTTGCAAGAATCGGTAGATGCTCTTTTTGATAACGGGCGACGAGGAAAATTGATCACGGGTCCAAACAAACGTCCGCTCAAGAGCTTGAGCGACATGCTTAAAGGTAAGCATGGTCGTTTTAGGCAAAATCTTTTGGGTAAGCGTGTCGACTATTCTGGCCGTTCAGTGATTGTTGTTGGTCCTGAGTTGAAATTGCATCAGTGTGGTTTGCCTAAAACCATGGCTTTAGAACTATTCAAGCCATTCATATACAACAAGCTCGAGGAACGTGGTTATGTGACAACCATTAAATCGGCTAAGCGAATGGTTGAGCAAGAAAAGCCAGAAGTGTGGGACGTGCTTGATGATGTGATTCGTGAACATCCGGTTATTTTGAACCGTGCCCCGACCCTGCACCGTCTCGGTATGCAGGCCTTTGAACCGATTTTGATTGAAGGAAAAGCTATTCAGCTGCATCCTCTGGTGTGTAGTGCTTTTAATGCCGACTTCGACGGCGATCAGATGGCTGTACATATACCGCTTTCGATTGAAGCTCAGCTTGAAGCTCGCGTTTTGATGATGAGTACTAATAATATCTTGTCTCCTGCTTCTGGGAGACCAGTTATTGTGCCAAGTCAGGATATTGTCTTGGGATGCTATTATATGACGCGTAGCCGTCCTTTTGCTAAGGGTGAGGATATGGTGTTCTCACGTGTAGGTGAAGTGCGTGCTGCTTATGATGCCGGACAGGTTTCTTTGCAAGCTTCGATCAAGTGCCGTATTGAAGGAAAAATTTACGAAACGACTGTCGGTCGAGTTCTGCTTTATGAAGTAGTGCCTAAGATCGTACCTTTTACCAGCATTAATAAGGTATTGGGTAAAAAGGAACTTGGTCTTTTGATCGATCGTTGTTATCGATTGCGCGGCCAGAAAGAGACAGTGATTTTGTGTGACCGTCTCAGGACAGTTGGTTATACGGAAGCGACCCGCTCAGGGATATCTATCGCCATGGTTAACTTGGTAATTCCAGAGAAGAAAAAAGATATTCTAGAGCGTTGTCAGGCTGAAGTAGAAGAAATTACTAACCAATACGTTGAAGGTTTGATTACCGATGGTGAACGCTACAATAAGGTAGTCGATATCTGGTCAAAAGCAGCTGAAGAAATCTCTGGCGAGATGATGAAAGTTGTTTCAACCAGCGAATTCACCTCTGAAGATGGAAAAGAAAAGAAAATTTCTTCGTCTTTTAATCCCTTGTTCATTATGGCTGATTCTGGGGCGCGGGGCTCTGCTCAGCAGATGAAGCAGCTTGCTGGTATGCGTGGTCTGATGGCGAAGCCTTCGGGTGAAATTATCGAGACACCTATTACAGCAAACTTCCGTGAAGGATTGACTGTACACCAATACTTCAATTCAACCCACGGAGCCCGTAAAGGATTAGCTGATACTGCTCTTAAGACTGCGAACTCTGGTTACTTGACCAGACGTCTGGTTGATGTTGCCCAGGATTCAATCATCACCGAGTATGATTGTGAAACTATCGATGGAATTGAAATTACTCCACTCATTGAGGGTAACGATATCATCGAAGGAATTGGTGACCGGATCTTGGGGCGTGTTGCCTTAGAAGATGTATTGGACCCTGTGAGTGCGGAGGTTCTTGTTGAATGCGGTCAAGAGATCGATGAAAACCTCGTGGTTAAAATCGAAAACGCTGGAATTTCTCGTGTGCGCATTCGGTCAGTGCTGACCTGTCAAACAAGACGCGGTATCTGTGTCCGTTGCTACGGTAGAGATTTGTCTCGTGGACACTTGGTCAACGTAGGTGAGGCAATCGGCGTGATTGCTGCTCAATCCATCGGTGAGCCAGGAACTCAGCTTACCATGCAGACTTTCCATATCGGAGGTATCGCTTCTGGTTCTGCTGAAGAATCAAGTCATGAATGCCGAGGTGAAGGTAAGGTTGTTTTTGAAAACCTTGAAGTCGTGAAGCGTCGAGACGGTAAGTTTGTCGCTATCAATCGTCAGGGTGCCATCAAGATTATGGATGAAAGTGGGAGAGAGCGAGAAACCTATCCTGCTGCCTATGGTGCAGTTATCAATGTAGAAGACGGACAAAAGGTTAAGCCAGGAACTCGTTTGGTTGAGTGGGATCCATATTCTGCCCCAATTTTGACTGAAGCAAGTGGTAGTGTTCACTTTGGTGATCTAGTCGAAGGGGTTACCATGGCTGAACAAGTTGATGAGGGTACAGGCTTATCTCACAAAGTGGTAACTGAAGGACGTGATGCTAATGCCAGACCTCGCGTCACTATTAAAGACAAAGATGAAAATGTTGTGCCTTTGCTAAAAGGAAGCGGTGTTGCTCGTTATTTATTGCCGGTTGGTGCTGTGATTTTGGTTAACGATGGTGCCTTGGTTGAAGCAGGTGATATCTTGGCCAAGGTGAGCCGTGAAGCATCCAAAACTAAGGATATTACCGGTGGTCTCCCTCGTGTCGTTGAGCTGTTTGAAGCTCGACGTCCTAAAGATCATGCAGTGATTTCTGAAGTGAGCGGTTCGGTTTCATTTGGCAAGGATACCAAAGGTAAACGAAAAGTTATTGTTGCACCTGAACTGGGTGAAGCACGTGAATATCTCATCCCAAAAGGAAAGCATATTCGTGTTCGTGAGGGAGATTTTGTTCGCGCAGGTGAACCTTTGATGGATGGTTCGGTTAACCCACACGATATTTTGAGTGTTTTGGGTGAAAAAGCTCTCGCCAAGTATTTGGTAGAAGAAATCCAAGAAGTATATCGTTTGCAAGGTGTGCGTATTAACGACAAACATATTGAAACGATTGTTCGCCAAATGTTACGCCGTGTTCGCATTAAAGATGCAGGTGATACTCGTTTCCTCAACGATGAACAAGTTGAAAAACAAGTATTCGAAATCGAAAACGAAAAAATACTGCAATCGGGAGGCAAGCCTGCTGTTGCTGAGCCTTTGTTGCTTGGTATTACAAAGGCATCGTTGTCGACTGAGTCCTTTATCTCTGGTGCATCTTTCCAAGAAACAACCAAAGTTTTGACAGAAGCTGCTGTCTCAAGCAAAGTAGATTACTTGCGTGGACTAAAGGAAAACGTAATCATGGGACGATTGGTTCCTGCTGGAACTGGTTTGCCTAATTATCGTTTCCTCAACGTCGAGATTGATGATGCTGGGGTTATGGATGAGGGCGGTCTGATGGAAAGTGTTCCGGTTGAATTATTAGAAAGTGCTTAA